The following are from one region of the Heliangelus exortis chromosome 2, bHelExo1.hap1, whole genome shotgun sequence genome:
- the LOC139792981 gene encoding feather beta keratin-like, whose protein sequence is MACYDRCGSCGPTPLANSCNEPCVRQCEASRVVMQPPPVLVTLPGPILTSFPQSTAVGSSASAAVGNDLSALGVPINSGYGLGYGLGYGLGGLGGLGYGLGYGLGGLGYGYGCGYGLGGRGGCGIC, encoded by the coding sequence ATGGCCTGCTACGACCGCTGCGGCTCTTGCGGACCCACCCCGCTGGCTAACAGCTGCaacgagccctgtgtcaggcagtgtgaGGCTTCCCGCGTTGTCATGCAACCTCCTCCTGTCCTCGTCACCCTGCCAGgacccatcctcacctccttcccccagagcaCCGCCGTCGGATCCTCCGCATCCGCTGCTGTGGGCAACGacctcagtgccctgggagtgcccatcaactccgGATACGGCCTGGGCTATGGCCTGGGCTATGGCCTGGGAGGTCTGGGAGGCCTGGGCTATGGCCTGGGCTATGGTTTGGGAGGCCTGGGCTATGGCTACGGATGTGGCTACGGCCTGGGAGgtagaggaggctgtggcatcTGCTAA
- the LOC139793807 gene encoding feather beta keratin-like, giving the protein MACYDRCGSCGPTPLANSCNEPCVRQCEASRVVMQPPPVLVTLPGPILTSFPQSTAVGSSASAAVGNDLSALGVPINSGYGLGYGLGGLGGLGYGLGYGLGGLGYGYGCGYGLGGRGGCGIC; this is encoded by the coding sequence ATGGCCTGCTACGACCGCTGCGGCTCTTGCGGACCCACCCCGCTGGCTAACAGCTGCaacgagccctgtgtcaggcagtgtgaGGCTTCCCGCGTTGTCATGCAACCTCCTCCTGTCCTCGTCACCCTGCCAGgacccatcctcacctccttcccccagagcaCCGCCGTTGGATCCTCCGCATCCGCTGCCGTGGGCAATGacctcagtgccctgggagtgcccatcaactccgGATACGGCCTGGGCTATGGCCTGGGAGGTCTGGGAGGCCTGGGCTATGGCCTGGGCTATGGTTTGGGAGGCCTGGGCTATGGCTACGGATGTGGCTACGGCCTGGGAGgtagaggaggctgtggcatcTGCTAA
- the LOC139793808 gene encoding feather beta keratin-like, with translation MACYDRCGSCGPTPLANSCNEPCVRQCEASRVVMQPPPVLVTLPGPILTSFPQSTAVGSSASAAVGNDLSALGVPINSGYGLGYGLGGLGGLGYGLGYGLGGLGYGYGCGYGLGGRGGCGIC, from the coding sequence ATGGCCTGCTACGACCGCTGCGGCTCTTGCGGACCCACCCCGCTGGCTAACAGCTGCaacgagccctgtgtcaggcagtgtgaGGCTTCCCGCGTTGTCATGCAACCTCCTCCTGTCCTCGTCACCCTGCCAGgacccatcctcacctccttcccccagagcaCCGCCGTCGGATCCTCCGCATCCGCTGCCGTGGGCAACGacctcagtgccctgggagtgcccatcaactccgGATACGGCCTGGGCTAcggcctgggaggcctgggaggcctgggctATGGCCTGGGCTATGGTTTGGGAGGCCTGGGCTATGGCTATGGATGTGGCTACGGCCTGGGAGgtagaggaggctgtggcatcTGCTAA
- the LOC139793809 gene encoding feather keratin-like, with protein sequence MACYDRCGSCGPTPLANSCNEPCVRQCEASRVVIQPSTVQVTLPGPILTSFPQSTAVGSSASAAVGNDLSALGVPINSGYGLGYGLGGLGGLGGLGYGYGCGYGLGGRGGCGIC encoded by the coding sequence ATGGCCTGCTACGACCGCTGCGGCTCTTGCGGACCCACCCCGCTGGCTAACAGCTGCaacgagccctgtgtcaggcagtgtgaGGCTTCCCGCGTTGTCATCCAGCCTTCCACTGTCCAGGTCACCCTGCCTGgacccatcctcacctccttcccccagagcaCCGCCGTCGGATCCTCCGCATCCGCTGCCGTGGGCAACGacctcagtgccctgggagtgcccatcaactccgGATACGGCCTGGGCTAcggcctgggaggcctgggaggcctgggaggcctgggctATGGCTACGGATGTGGCTACGGCCTGGGAGgtagaggaggctgtggcatcTGCTAA
- the LOC139792984 gene encoding feather beta keratin-like, with product MACYDRCGSCGPTPLANSCNEPCVRQCEASRVVMQPPAVLVTLPGPILTSFPQSTAVGSSASAAVGNDLSALGVPINSGYGLGYGLGYGLGGLGYGLGYGLGGLGYGYGCGYGLGGRGGCGIC from the coding sequence ATGGCCTGCTACGACCGCTGCGGCTCTTGCGGACCCACCCCGCTGGCTAACAGCTGCaacgagccctgtgtcaggcagtgtgaGGCTTCCCGCGTTGTCATGCAACCTCCTGCTGTCCTCGTCACCCTGCCAGgacccatcctcacctccttcccccagagcaCCGCCGTCGGATCCTCCGCATCCGCTGCCGTGGGCAACGacctcagtgccctgggagtgcccatcaactccgGATACGGCCTGGGCTATGGCCTGGGCTAtggcctgggaggcctgggctATGGCCTGGGCTAcggcctgggaggcctgggctATGGCTATGGATGTGGCTATGGCCTGGGAGgtagaggaggctgtggcatcTGCTAA
- the LOC139792982 gene encoding feather keratin-like, giving the protein MACYDRCGSCGPTPLANSCNEPCVRQCEASRVVIQPSTVQVTLPGPILTSFPQSTAVGSSASAAVGNDLSALGVPINSGYGLGYGLGGLGYGLGGLGYGYGCGYGLGGRGGCGIC; this is encoded by the coding sequence ATGGCCTGCTACGACCGCTGCGGCTCTTGCGGACCCACCCCGCTGGCTAACAGCTGCaacgagccctgtgtcaggcagtgtgaGGCTTCCCGCGTTGTCATCCAGCCTTCCACTGTCCAGGTCACCCTGCCAGgacccatcctcacctccttcccccagagcaCCGCCGTCGGATCCTCCGCATCCGCTGCCGTGGGCAACGacctcagtgccctgggagtgcccatcaactccgGATACGGCCTGGGCTAcggcctgggaggcctgggctacggcctgggaggcctgggctATGGCTACGGATGTGGCTATGGCCTGGGAGgtagaggaggctgtggcatcTGCTAA